The following are from one region of the Streptomyces changanensis genome:
- a CDS encoding APC family permease, whose protein sequence is MSTTNDHGQPLERALTTPLLYFFILGDVLGAGVYVLIGQVAADSGGAVWVPLAVALGLALLTAASYAELATKYPRAGGASHYVTRAYGPFAGFVAGFCMLAAGIVSVAALARGFAGDYLSAFATVPVAVVAVLFLAALALLNARGIRESTRANVVATLIEVGGLAIVIALGAWLLLRGDGDPGRLTRLGTDGQGAVASVLSGAVLAYYSFAGFETSVNVAEETRDPRRSYPRALFGALATAGAVYVLVGIAASAAVPTDTLATSSGPLLEVVKAAGGVPVWLFSAIALVAVANGALLTGIMSSRLAYGMARDGLLPSPLGRVLPRRRTPWVAITVTTVLSMLLALTGGVATLASTLVLLLLVVFFLVNTAALVLRRDPGTPGHFRAPVVLPVLGALSCVVLATRIEGEVWARGLLVLAVGVVLGVSAARRRASRPGGPVHDTTADDVTRTG, encoded by the coding sequence ATGTCCACCACCAATGATCACGGGCAGCCGCTCGAACGCGCCCTGACCACCCCCCTGCTCTACTTCTTCATCCTGGGTGACGTTCTCGGCGCCGGGGTCTACGTCCTGATCGGCCAGGTCGCCGCCGACTCGGGCGGCGCCGTCTGGGTGCCGCTCGCCGTCGCCCTGGGCCTCGCCCTGCTCACCGCCGCCTCGTACGCCGAGCTCGCGACGAAGTACCCGCGGGCCGGCGGGGCGTCGCACTACGTCACCCGCGCCTACGGGCCCTTCGCCGGTTTCGTCGCCGGGTTCTGCATGCTGGCCGCGGGGATCGTCTCCGTCGCGGCGCTCGCCCGGGGCTTCGCCGGCGACTACCTCTCGGCCTTCGCCACCGTGCCGGTCGCGGTCGTCGCCGTGCTGTTCCTGGCGGCCCTCGCCCTGCTCAACGCCCGCGGCATCCGCGAGTCCACCCGCGCCAACGTCGTCGCCACGCTCATCGAGGTGGGCGGCCTGGCGATCGTCATCGCCCTCGGCGCCTGGCTCCTGCTGCGCGGCGACGGCGATCCGGGCCGCCTCACCCGGCTCGGTACGGACGGGCAGGGCGCGGTGGCGTCCGTGCTGAGCGGCGCGGTCCTCGCCTACTACTCCTTCGCCGGTTTCGAGACGTCCGTCAACGTCGCCGAGGAGACCCGGGACCCGCGCCGCTCCTACCCGCGCGCCCTGTTCGGCGCACTCGCCACGGCCGGCGCCGTCTACGTACTGGTCGGCATCGCCGCGTCCGCCGCCGTACCGACCGACACGCTGGCGACGTCCAGCGGCCCCCTGCTCGAAGTGGTCAAGGCGGCGGGCGGCGTGCCGGTGTGGCTGTTCAGCGCCATCGCGCTGGTCGCCGTCGCCAACGGCGCGCTGCTCACCGGCATCATGTCCTCGCGCCTCGCGTACGGCATGGCCCGCGACGGCCTGCTGCCCTCCCCGCTCGGCAGGGTCCTGCCCCGCCGGCGCACACCGTGGGTGGCCATCACCGTCACCACCGTCCTGTCGATGCTGCTGGCGCTCACGGGCGGCGTCGCCACCCTCGCCTCCACCCTGGTGCTGCTCCTGCTGGTGGTCTTCTTCCTGGTGAACACCGCCGCCCTGGTCCTGCGGCGCGATCCCGGCACGCCGGGCCACTTCCGCGCACCGGTCGTCCTCCCGGTGCTCGGCGCCCTCTCGTGCGTCGTGCTCGCCACCCGCATCGAGGGGGAGGTGTGGGCCCGGGGTCTGCTCGTGCTGGCCGTCGGCGTCGTCCTCGGCGTGTCCGCCGCCCGCCGGCGCGCCTCGCGCCCGGGTGGGCCGGTCCACGACACCACCGCGGACGACGTGACGCGGACCGGGTGA
- a CDS encoding DUF3618 domain-containing protein, with protein MGATPQELRTDVEYRRAHLARSVDLLADKVTPGRVVRRKAGSARDRFTGVKERVMGTTRDTAGGMAESAHGIADSAGQTAGSVARSVQETTSRAGEALQQAPEQARRQTQGSPLAAGLIAFGAGMLAAALLPATSAEERVGQQLREHSDELLGPVKQQATQVAQEVKEELREPVTQAVESVKSTAQDAVGTTKEQAQTAGQDTAQGLRRAGQDTVAEVRDQSGR; from the coding sequence CGAGTACCGCCGGGCCCACCTGGCCCGCAGCGTGGACCTGCTGGCCGACAAGGTGACCCCGGGCAGGGTCGTACGGCGCAAGGCGGGCTCGGCCCGCGACCGGTTCACCGGAGTGAAGGAGCGTGTGATGGGCACGACCCGCGACACCGCCGGCGGCATGGCGGAGTCCGCACACGGGATCGCCGACAGCGCGGGCCAGACGGCCGGAAGCGTCGCGCGGTCCGTGCAGGAGACCACGAGCCGGGCGGGCGAAGCCCTCCAGCAGGCTCCCGAGCAGGCCAGGCGGCAGACGCAGGGCAGCCCGCTCGCCGCGGGCCTCATCGCCTTCGGCGCCGGCATGCTCGCCGCGGCGCTGCTGCCGGCCACCAGCGCCGAGGAGCGCGTCGGACAGCAGCTGCGGGAACACTCCGACGAGCTGCTGGGGCCGGTGAAGCAGCAGGCCACCCAGGTCGCGCAGGAGGTCAAGGAGGAACTGCGCGAGCCCGTCACGCAGGCCGTGGAGTCCGTGAAGTCGACGGCGCAGGACGCCGTGGGGACGACCAAGGAGCAGGCGCAGACGGCCGGGCAGGACACCGCCCAGGGGCTGCGCCGGGCGGGTCAGGACACGGTCGCCGAGGTACGCGACCAGTCGGGGCGCTGA